The Candidatus Curtissbacteria bacterium genome includes a region encoding these proteins:
- a CDS encoding PBP1A family penicillin-binding protein — protein MEDFRPQVSSQVQRLKFLIKHYAKAIIIFLVVVFFLIPVITYLWFVRDLGDKNSIMNRNNSGVQLLDDKGEVFFTFYSPKEITFVPLSDISVNIQEAVVAAEDKDFYENRGFSPRGIGRAFVNNITSAAIKEGGSTITQQLVKTALLSSHRNFLRKYQELILALDIERRYSKEDILEMYLNTIYFGEGEFGIENAAQKYFGKKAKDLNLAESSMLVAILPAPSALSPISGDADRAKQRQEMVLSQMEEQGYITEKEKDAAVAATIRYAPQKEEEVNTIAPHFALMVRDYLIEEFGEEKITRNGYKVKTTLNREWQEYAQTTVLNRVNALARNKVTNGAAIVQDPKTGEIKVLVGSKEWSNDDFGKFNIAVANRQPGSSFKPIIYSRAIEDKDITAASLIDDKATSFGNYKPNNYDKKFRGPVTVRRSLANSLNIPSVKIMEQVGVKNGVDQAEKMGITTLDKKTDYGLPLVLGAGEVKLIELTGAYATLANKGEHKAPKFILEIKDKKGEDVDVDDPKSEADGIDEGAAFIISSILSDANARAEVFGSALNTSRNAAVKTGTTENFRDAWTMGYTPSVVVGVWVGNNDNTPMDNIAGSLGAAPIFTALMNRISGELPNESFSQPGSVVQKQICLEPGQIFNPSPNPSPSASPGLSALKEFFLKGTEPKECELPSPTPSPSPSASPSPSPTEQPQPSPSPSPSPIPPSPSPILSPSPLPSPLTP, from the coding sequence ATGGAAGATTTTCGGCCGCAAGTCTCAAGTCAAGTTCAACGCTTAAAATTCCTCATCAAGCACTACGCAAAAGCAATCATTATTTTTTTGGTTGTGGTTTTCTTTCTAATTCCGGTAATTACTTATTTGTGGTTTGTAAGAGACCTTGGAGACAAAAATAGCATCATGAATAGGAATAATTCGGGCGTTCAGCTTCTGGACGACAAAGGTGAAGTCTTCTTTACGTTTTACAGCCCGAAGGAAATTACATTTGTGCCGCTTTCGGATATATCCGTCAATATTCAGGAAGCGGTTGTTGCGGCGGAAGACAAAGACTTTTACGAAAATCGTGGATTTTCTCCAAGGGGTATCGGTAGAGCTTTTGTGAATAACATCACTTCGGCCGCCATTAAAGAAGGCGGATCAACGATTACTCAGCAGCTTGTAAAAACTGCGCTTTTGAGCTCGCATCGTAATTTTCTTAGAAAATATCAGGAGTTAATTTTGGCTCTTGATATCGAAAGGCGCTATTCAAAAGAAGACATTTTGGAAATGTACCTGAACACTATTTATTTTGGTGAAGGCGAATTTGGAATTGAAAACGCTGCGCAGAAATACTTCGGCAAGAAGGCAAAGGATCTCAACTTAGCTGAATCCTCGATGTTAGTTGCAATCCTGCCGGCTCCTTCAGCGTTGTCGCCAATTTCGGGGGATGCGGATCGGGCAAAACAAAGGCAGGAAATGGTGCTTTCTCAAATGGAAGAACAAGGTTACATAACAGAAAAAGAAAAGGACGCAGCTGTTGCTGCCACAATACGATATGCGCCACAGAAAGAAGAAGAGGTCAACACTATCGCGCCGCATTTTGCGCTAATGGTTAGGGACTATTTGATAGAAGAGTTTGGGGAAGAAAAAATAACGAGAAACGGGTACAAGGTTAAGACTACGTTAAACCGAGAGTGGCAAGAATACGCTCAAACGACAGTCTTGAACCGTGTAAACGCTCTTGCGAGAAATAAGGTCACAAATGGCGCAGCCATTGTACAAGACCCAAAGACGGGTGAAATTAAGGTGTTGGTTGGATCCAAAGAATGGAGCAACGACGATTTTGGAAAGTTTAATATAGCCGTTGCCAATAGACAGCCGGGTTCTTCTTTTAAACCGATTATTTACTCGAGAGCTATCGAGGATAAAGACATTACGGCAGCGTCGCTTATTGACGACAAAGCGACTTCTTTTGGAAATTACAAACCAAATAATTACGACAAGAAGTTTAGAGGACCTGTGACTGTACGAAGGTCTCTTGCGAATTCCTTGAACATTCCTTCAGTCAAAATAATGGAGCAGGTCGGCGTTAAGAATGGTGTAGATCAAGCCGAAAAAATGGGCATTACGACTCTTGATAAGAAGACGGACTACGGACTTCCCTTAGTTCTTGGCGCTGGAGAGGTCAAGCTCATTGAGCTTACGGGTGCGTATGCGACTTTGGCAAACAAAGGCGAGCATAAGGCGCCAAAATTTATTCTGGAAATCAAAGATAAAAAAGGTGAGGACGTTGATGTTGATGATCCGAAATCTGAGGCTGACGGGATAGATGAAGGAGCAGCTTTTATCATTTCCTCTATACTTTCCGATGCGAATGCAAGAGCAGAAGTTTTTGGGTCTGCGCTTAATACTTCCCGAAATGCTGCTGTTAAAACGGGCACGACGGAAAATTTTAGGGATGCTTGGACGATGGGGTATACACCCAGCGTAGTTGTCGGTGTCTGGGTCGGCAACAACGACAATACGCCTATGGACAATATTGCGGGGTCTTTGGGTGCGGCGCCTATTTTTACTGCACTCATGAACAGAATTTCTGGCGAACTACCAAATGAATCTTTTTCGCAACCGGGGTCTGTCGTTCAAAAGCAAATTTGTTTGGAGCCGGGTCAGATATTTAATCCTTCACCCAATCCAAGTCCGTCTGCCTCCCCAGGGCTCTCTGCTCTCAAAGAATTCTTCTTAAAAGGTACGGAGCCAAAAGAATGTGAGCTGCCGAGCCCTACACCTTCACCTAGCCCGTCTGCGAGCCCATCACCAAGTCCAACAGAACAACCTCAACCATCACCGTCTCCTTCGCCGAGTCCAATACCCCCTTCACCGTCCCCTATCCTGTCCCCTTCCCCGCTACCGTCTCCACTAACTCCTTAA
- a CDS encoding cation:proton antiporter yields the protein MANVFLQLAVVLFLSSIFGFLVLRFKLPLVVAYLLAGVSLSFAALFDPGHSPVLEILPEIGIAFVLFLIGMELDLREIKSLGKPIVVSAAGQILISTLAGFGIAKLLGFTPVESVYLGMGLAFSSTVVVIKMLLENRELNSLHGKLSIGILLVEDLVAIAALMVLTVSSSTFSIGLQESWPLLALILKAFGLFALTFIFAKYILERIFKAVASSVELLFLTAITWCFVFTSIAVLAGFSVVIGAFLAGVALASSPYHLQIQGKIKPLRDFFVTLFFVYLGTQANPRDLVSAWPTILVFTVFALLLKPLIYMVILSRFGFRKHTLFQTSLNLSQVSEFSLVLLLVGVQAGNASSRALSVMAIVAVISIIASSILIYYSRKVYPFLSSVIGFFEHHTKTHSMEAREEDGLEDHVVIVGAHRIGRPLVRYLMREKIPFVVMDFNPNIVTELREKNINVVYGDIGDPDMHEALHLEKAKLVISTANSMADNEFLIAECKRRKSPAKILVRALDHEHAEALKALGADYVIQPEKVSGMFLVNQLKKNWPNVAFAGLSVKAG from the coding sequence GTGGCTAATGTCTTTTTACAACTTGCCGTCGTCTTATTTTTATCTTCTATTTTCGGCTTTTTAGTCCTAAGGTTTAAGCTTCCCTTGGTCGTTGCTTATCTTTTGGCAGGTGTCAGCTTGTCGTTTGCGGCCCTTTTTGACCCCGGACACTCCCCCGTTCTTGAGATCCTTCCGGAAATTGGAATCGCGTTTGTTTTGTTCTTGATTGGAATGGAGTTGGATCTGCGAGAAATTAAATCTTTGGGCAAGCCGATTGTCGTTTCTGCTGCCGGGCAAATTTTAATTTCGACGCTTGCAGGTTTTGGCATCGCCAAACTTCTTGGTTTTACGCCTGTTGAGAGTGTTTATCTGGGTATGGGCCTGGCGTTTTCTTCGACTGTTGTCGTCATTAAAATGCTTCTGGAAAATCGGGAACTCAATTCACTTCACGGGAAACTCTCAATCGGAATTTTATTGGTAGAAGACTTGGTAGCAATTGCTGCTCTTATGGTTCTTACGGTCAGTAGTTCGACCTTCTCTATCGGCCTACAGGAAAGTTGGCCGCTTCTTGCACTGATCTTAAAAGCTTTTGGTCTTTTTGCGCTTACATTTATTTTTGCAAAATATATTCTCGAGCGGATATTTAAGGCTGTTGCAAGTTCGGTAGAATTGCTGTTTTTGACCGCAATAACGTGGTGTTTTGTGTTTACGAGTATTGCCGTCCTTGCAGGTTTTTCGGTTGTCATCGGCGCGTTTTTGGCAGGAGTTGCCCTCGCGTCATCACCGTACCACTTGCAAATTCAAGGCAAAATTAAGCCGCTGCGAGATTTTTTCGTTACTTTGTTTTTTGTTTATCTAGGAACTCAAGCCAATCCTCGAGATCTTGTAAGCGCTTGGCCGACGATTCTGGTCTTTACCGTTTTTGCTCTTCTTTTAAAGCCACTTATATACATGGTTATTTTGTCAAGGTTCGGCTTCCGCAAGCATACGCTCTTTCAAACGTCTTTGAACCTCTCACAGGTTTCTGAATTCTCGCTTGTTTTGCTTTTAGTTGGAGTCCAAGCTGGTAATGCTTCGTCGAGGGCGCTTTCTGTAATGGCGATCGTCGCAGTTATTTCGATAATTGCTTCCTCTATTCTCATTTATTACTCAAGGAAAGTTTACCCGTTCTTGTCTTCTGTTATCGGGTTTTTCGAACATCACACGAAAACTCATTCCATGGAGGCGAGGGAAGAAGATGGGCTGGAGGATCATGTTGTGATTGTTGGCGCGCACAGAATTGGTAGACCGCTGGTTCGGTATTTGATGCGCGAAAAGATACCTTTTGTGGTTATGGATTTCAATCCGAACATCGTTACGGAACTTAGGGAGAAAAATATTAACGTTGTTTATGGCGATATCGGTGATCCTGACATGCACGAAGCGCTGCATCTGGAAAAGGCGAAACTTGTAATAAGCACGGCAAACAGCATGGCAGACAATGAATTTTTGATTGCGGAATGCAAAAGGAGAAAATCGCCTGCCAAAATATTGGTTAGAGCCTTGGATCATGAACACGCTGAAGCGCTAAAGGCGCTTGGAGCTGATTACGTTATTCAACCGGAAAAAGTTTCTGGAATGTTTCTGGTGAACCAATTAAAAAAGAATTGGCCAAACGTTGCTTTCGCGGGATTATCTGTAAAGGCGGGGTGA
- a CDS encoding acyltransferase family protein: protein MKEGSEKFIVSVGFIRTIAIVGVISLHVTDALVNPTNYFGGVSWWLGNFINSLSRSAVPLFIMLSGFLILDPTKNYSFPKMVNKSFFRIAIPLVFWSIFYFLWRQRWWGELISPEYIIQSVFKGSLFHLYFLLIIIGLYLIAPLLRKNLNKAPLIDKKRFLILSFLFGFLITAASYTFPATGILINAFTLFSLYIGYFLAGDYLRNTRLSIRKAIFSISLILCLWLLTSFLNFWNRELLLQDIRFFWSEANGQYFGDYLSPNVILMSLLIFQLLINIDKFLAPLKEKAFFIIKHFSATAFGIYLIHPLIIDLLDHFANMAIHLITSNLWLYMIKKILYVFLISHFIVWILSRIPLVKRIFGEY, encoded by the coding sequence GTGAAGGAAGGTAGTGAAAAATTTATAGTCTCCGTAGGTTTTATAAGAACCATAGCAATAGTTGGTGTTATTTCCCTACACGTAACAGATGCACTTGTAAACCCCACAAATTACTTTGGTGGTGTTTCCTGGTGGCTTGGCAATTTTATAAACTCTCTCTCCAGGTCTGCTGTGCCGCTTTTTATAATGCTCAGCGGTTTTCTTATTCTCGATCCTACTAAAAACTACTCTTTTCCAAAGATGGTAAATAAGAGCTTTTTCAGAATTGCCATCCCATTAGTTTTCTGGTCTATCTTTTACTTTTTGTGGAGGCAACGTTGGTGGGGTGAACTAATTTCACCAGAATATATAATCCAGAGTGTATTCAAGGGAAGTTTATTTCACCTTTATTTTCTATTAATTATAATTGGCCTTTACTTGATCGCACCCCTATTAAGAAAGAATTTAAATAAAGCGCCGCTTATAGATAAAAAAAGATTTTTAATATTAAGTTTTTTGTTTGGGTTCTTAATAACAGCAGCCTCTTATACTTTTCCAGCAACTGGAATACTTATTAACGCGTTTACTTTATTTAGTCTTTACATCGGCTACTTTTTAGCGGGAGATTACTTGAGGAATACTCGCTTGTCTATTAGAAAAGCTATATTTTCAATATCTTTAATCCTGTGCTTGTGGTTACTTACTTCTTTTTTAAACTTTTGGAACAGAGAATTGCTTTTGCAGGATATAAGGTTTTTCTGGAGTGAAGCAAATGGACAATATTTCGGTGACTATCTGAGCCCAAATGTAATTTTAATGTCATTGCTGATCTTCCAATTGCTAATAAACATTGACAAGTTTTTGGCTCCACTTAAGGAAAAGGCTTTTTTTATAATTAAACATTTTTCGGCAACCGCTTTCGGAATATACCTAATACACCCTTTAATCATTGACCTCTTAGATCATTTTGCGAATATGGCAATTCATTTAATTACTTCTAATTTATGGTTGTACATGATTAAAAAGATTTTATATGTATTTTTAATTTCGCACTTTATTGTATGGATTCTCTCTAGAATTCCCCTAGTAAAGCGCATTTTTGGAGAGTATTAA